One part of the Spiribacter salinus M19-40 genome encodes these proteins:
- a CDS encoding alpha/beta hydrolase gives MPGLIIAITLAVVVVLMLAARAWLHRRLAAPRVPVTTTPEALGLVGQAVQIPTARGKWLSAWLLDGDPQRGRVVLCHGWGVNRCALVPLARPLQALGWQVLMFDVRNHGESDSDTFSSMPRFAEDIDAALAWLQARTEDGAGPMVVAGHSVGAAATLLAASRRNDLAGVISLAGFVHPGVMMRRWLAARGIPLMPLGFLILRYVEHVIGYRFEAIAPVNVIRAIRCPVLIAHGRSDRVIPPQDAEALAAAADPNQIELVWLRGGHDLSAELADQWPRLSGFLNRLDPVSQAARSA, from the coding sequence GTGCCTGGATTGATCATTGCGATCACACTGGCGGTGGTCGTGGTGCTGATGCTGGCCGCTCGCGCCTGGCTGCATCGCCGGTTGGCCGCACCGCGGGTGCCGGTGACCACCACCCCCGAGGCGCTCGGCCTTGTCGGGCAAGCCGTCCAGATCCCGACCGCTCGCGGCAAGTGGCTGTCGGCGTGGCTTTTGGACGGTGATCCACAACGCGGCCGTGTCGTGCTGTGCCATGGCTGGGGCGTGAACCGATGTGCCCTGGTGCCGCTGGCACGCCCGCTGCAAGCCCTCGGCTGGCAGGTGTTAATGTTCGATGTTCGCAATCACGGTGAGAGTGATTCGGACACGTTTTCATCCATGCCGCGGTTTGCCGAGGACATTGATGCGGCGCTGGCCTGGCTGCAGGCCCGCACCGAGGATGGGGCCGGGCCCATGGTTGTAGCTGGGCACTCCGTTGGTGCCGCGGCGACGTTACTGGCGGCCTCGCGGCGGAATGATCTGGCGGGTGTCATTAGCTTGGCGGGTTTTGTGCATCCGGGCGTTATGATGCGCCGGTGGCTCGCCGCACGCGGGATTCCGCTGATGCCCCTGGGCTTTTTGATTCTGCGTTATGTCGAGCACGTGATCGGGTATCGGTTTGAGGCGATCGCGCCGGTTAATGTGATTCGGGCGATTCGCTGCCCTGTGCTGATTGCCCATGGTCGCTCTGATCGCGTCATTCCGCCGCAAGACGCGGAAGCGCTAGCGGCGGCGGCCGACCCGAATCAAATTGAGCTCGTCTGGTTGCGCGGTGGGCATGATTTGAGCGCTGAGCTGGCCGATCAGTGGCCGCGCTTGTCGGGCTTTTTGAATCGGCTTGACCCCGTCAGTCAGGCCGCCCGGTCAGCCTGA
- a CDS encoding DUF938 domain-containing protein → MENPTDLRQFSPAAARNREPILGVLQSVLPQEARVLEFASGTGEHAAHFCAAMPGWDWQPSDPSSPARASIEAWKADFGLPNLRAPLALDATDAWPAGPFDAILAVNLVHISPWAVTPALMAGAARHLNGNGVLVLYGPYRRDGVHTAPSNADFDADLRQRDPAWGIRDLEAVSDAAAACGLVCEQVAEMPANNLTVVFRLTGRPD, encoded by the coding sequence ATGGAAAACCCAACTGATCTTCGCCAATTCAGCCCAGCAGCCGCCCGCAATCGCGAGCCGATCCTGGGCGTGCTGCAATCCGTGTTGCCACAGGAGGCCCGCGTCCTCGAGTTCGCGAGTGGCACAGGCGAGCATGCCGCTCACTTCTGTGCGGCCATGCCAGGATGGGATTGGCAGCCAAGCGATCCATCATCACCGGCGCGGGCCTCCATCGAGGCCTGGAAGGCCGACTTCGGCCTGCCCAACTTGCGGGCACCCCTTGCCCTGGATGCGACCGATGCATGGCCCGCTGGGCCGTTCGACGCCATCCTCGCCGTGAACCTGGTGCATATCTCGCCGTGGGCCGTGACGCCCGCGCTCATGGCAGGGGCTGCGCGTCATCTCAATGGGAATGGGGTGCTGGTGCTCTACGGACCCTATCGGCGTGACGGAGTGCATACCGCCCCGAGCAATGCCGACTTTGACGCCGACCTACGCCAGCGGGATCCGGCTTGGGGTATCCGTGATCTGGAAGCCGTAAGTGACGCAGCGGCTGCCTGCGGGCTTGTCTGCGAGCAGGTCGCCGAGATGCCTGCGAATAACCTGACGGTCGTCTTCAGGCTGACCGGGCGGCCTGACTGA
- a CDS encoding zinc-dependent alcohol dehydrogenase family protein: MENRTIRLAPGGGFESAELIDGGQPAAPGQGEITVRLRASSLNFHDYGVVKGPMAPKHEARIPMSDGAGEVTAVGDGVTEFREGDAVVSTFFPDWLAGDPVDEGFGGTPGDGIDGFARESITAAATSFTRAPVGWSHAEAATLTTAGTTAWRSLFVHGNLQPGQTVLTLGTGGVSIFALQMAVAAGARVISTSSSAEKLERLKAMGADAVINYQETPEWGSAVRELTDGRGVDHVVEVGGPGTLQQSMTAAAVGGHVSLIGVLTGVKGEFPLIQALLRQLRLRGVLVGSRADQQNLVTAMEATGIRPVIDRHFPLTELVDAFRHEESGAHFGKICVDI, from the coding sequence ATGGAGAACCGCACAATTCGACTGGCACCCGGTGGCGGATTTGAGAGCGCTGAGCTGATCGATGGTGGCCAACCGGCCGCACCCGGTCAGGGAGAGATCACGGTCCGCCTGCGAGCCAGCTCACTGAATTTTCATGACTATGGTGTGGTCAAGGGACCGATGGCACCCAAGCATGAGGCCCGCATTCCCATGTCGGACGGCGCGGGTGAGGTGACCGCGGTCGGCGACGGCGTGACCGAATTCCGTGAGGGCGATGCCGTTGTGAGCACGTTCTTCCCAGACTGGCTGGCCGGTGACCCCGTGGACGAGGGCTTCGGGGGGACCCCCGGTGATGGCATCGACGGTTTTGCCCGTGAGTCCATTACGGCTGCTGCGACATCGTTCACCCGGGCACCGGTGGGCTGGTCTCATGCCGAGGCCGCCACGCTGACCACGGCGGGCACCACGGCCTGGCGGTCGCTGTTTGTGCACGGCAATCTTCAGCCCGGTCAGACGGTGCTGACGCTGGGCACCGGTGGGGTCTCGATTTTCGCCCTGCAAATGGCCGTTGCGGCGGGGGCGCGTGTTATCAGCACCTCGTCGAGCGCGGAAAAGCTTGAGCGCCTCAAGGCCATGGGGGCTGATGCCGTCATCAATTACCAGGAAACGCCTGAATGGGGCAGCGCGGTGCGCGAGCTGACCGATGGTCGGGGTGTAGATCATGTGGTGGAAGTCGGGGGCCCGGGCACCCTCCAGCAATCCATGACCGCCGCCGCCGTTGGCGGGCATGTTTCGTTAATTGGCGTGCTCACCGGTGTGAAGGGCGAGTTTCCGTTGATTCAGGCGTTGCTGCGTCAGCTCCGGCTTCGGGGTGTTCTTGTGGGTAGTCGCGCGGATCAGCAAAACCTCGTCACGGCCATGGAGGCCACCGGCATTCGTCCGGTGATTGATCGCCACTTCCCGCTCACAGAGCTGGTCGATGCATTCCGTCACGAAGAAAGCGGGGCACATTTCGGCAAGATCTGCGTCGACATCTGA
- a CDS encoding DUF3726 domain-containing protein codes for MHISLNEFTIVCRRALDGIGFPPGEYEDAADMVVWLEQHGLNGARLLGEILPRLTGEEWPALIRQHDDGGCVVMRMDHGSILHGGSLAADLACTRALETGIGIVRLRGCRDRSFVLGYLARCARRGHHIAAFWCTGEPRRAVQNVGIALADERLPVFRRFRADGGGEQEADTDTLTLMATRDFAMLPAAPTDHPSIELLEMVTTEEFDARSRRAWDQGIEVEPELWQQLKTLAGTKLVEATDASRTRGAGEAHPNSE; via the coding sequence ATGCACATCTCACTCAACGAGTTCACGATTGTGTGTCGACGGGCCCTCGATGGCATCGGCTTCCCGCCGGGGGAGTACGAGGATGCCGCGGACATGGTGGTCTGGCTCGAGCAGCATGGGCTGAACGGGGCTCGGCTCCTCGGCGAGATCCTCCCCCGCCTGACCGGCGAGGAATGGCCGGCCCTCATTCGTCAGCACGATGACGGCGGCTGCGTGGTCATGCGCATGGACCATGGCTCGATCCTCCATGGCGGCAGCCTTGCGGCCGACCTGGCCTGCACTCGCGCCCTCGAGACCGGGATCGGGATCGTGCGATTGCGGGGATGCCGTGATCGCAGCTTCGTCCTGGGTTATCTGGCGCGGTGTGCCCGGCGCGGCCATCACATTGCCGCGTTCTGGTGTACCGGCGAGCCTCGGCGCGCCGTTCAAAACGTCGGCATTGCCCTTGCCGACGAGCGGCTGCCGGTGTTCCGGCGCTTCCGTGCCGATGGCGGCGGCGAGCAGGAGGCGGACACGGACACCCTCACCCTCATGGCGACTCGCGATTTCGCGATGCTGCCTGCGGCCCCCACGGATCACCCCAGTATCGAACTCCTCGAAATGGTCACGACCGAAGAGTTCGATGCGCGATCACGCCGGGCCTGGGATCAGGGCATCGAGGTCGAGCCCGAGCTCTGGCAGCAGCTAAAGACCCTCGCTGGCACCAAACTGGTGGAAGCCACTGACGCATCCCGCACCCGGGGCGCGGGCGAGGCGCACCCTAACTCGGAATAG